The following proteins come from a genomic window of Anopheles ziemanni chromosome 3, idAnoZiCoDA_A2_x.2, whole genome shotgun sequence:
- the LOC131285612 gene encoding transmembrane protease serine 9-like encodes MSAFRGEFQHMVAIGWTRSNGSIDYLCGGSLITNDFIITAAHCGGDSENIPPDTVRIGDTDLGSPEDDEFAQQIAIARFISHPQYRGSRRYFDIAIVQLKDPATYSSAVCNACLWRELEIPSGPMDAVGFGATGFAEALSPTLQRAELNTIDMTNCSKRITLNRRQMPDGFRTDQFCAVGNSMDTCEGDSGGPIGVKRLDVKGYVFPLVVGVVSFGTPCTVGSTGVYSKVSEYVDWIEQVTNTSFDYTECTTLPRCSGRVRQESPVNLGSNFALNRFGLLWDNVTTLYECGATLIDYQYFLTSASCVTSSKGYPRYVAHSGTVLITVGDVYVSPKYRLCKPENNIALIKVAKFVNTRMFRPACLWNRNIDGVWPSGLQFSAYDTRPEHEIHSRPRVNTTIFVDVEPEHECGITGTGTNDVVCFKNNVNLIPGTCTMDYGAAVINSTNPRMPMFAYGVVSTLSKGCGLDLYMNDITPHIEWIESIIVHRRNKFLVFTN; translated from the exons ATgtcgg CATTTCGTGGAGAATTTCAACACATG GTGGCGATCGGCTGGACACGTTCTAACGGATCAATTGACTATCTCTGTGGTGGAAGTTTGATAACCAATGATTTCATAATCACTGCAGCTCACTGTGGTGGAGATTCAGAGAA CATTCCCCCTGATACGGTGCGCATCGGTGATACTGATTTAGGAAGTCCGGAAGATGATGAATTTGCTCAACAGATCGCGATCGCACGATTCATTTCACATCCACAGTATCGGGGATCCCGCAGGTACTTCGACATAGCGATAGTTCAACTCAAGGATCCCGCCACATACTCGTCGGCCGTGTGCAACGCTTGTCTGTGGCGTGAACTTGAAATCCCCAGTGGCCCGATGGATGCGGTAGGGTTCGGGGCAACCGGTTTTGCTGAAGCGCTCAGTCCTACGCTGCAACGAGCGGAGCTGAATACGATCGATATGACTAATTGCTCTAAAAGAATAACGCTAAACCGTCGTCAGATGCCGGACGGGTTCCGAACAGATCAATTTTGTGCCGTTGGCAATAGCATGGACACGTGCGAGGGAGACTCTGGCGGACCAATAGGTGTGAAGCGGTTGGACGTAAAAGGATATGTTTTCCCTTTAGTAGTCGGTGTGGTGTCGTTCGGTACCCCGTGCACGGTAGGATCGACCGGAGTATACAGTAAAGTGAGCGAATATGTGGACTGGATTGAGCAGGTGACGAATACTTCGTTTGACTATACAG AGTGCACCACCTTGCCTCGTTGTTCCGGAAGAGTTCGTCAAGAAAGTCCGGTAAACTTGGGTTCAAATTTTGCACTAAATCGCTTTGGTTTGCTCTGGGACAACGTCACCACGTTATATGAATGTGGAGCCACCCTTATCGACTATCAGTATTTCTTAACGTCGGCTTCTTGTGTTACATCTAGCAAGGGCTATCCACGGTACGTCGCACACAGTGGTACAGTGCTCATTACCGTAGGAGATGTGTACGTCTCCCCAAAGTACCGGCTGTGCAAACCGGAGAACAACATTGCGTTGATAAAGGTGGCAAAATTCGTCAACACCAGAATGTTTCGTCCGGCGTGTCTTTGGAATCGAAACATCGATGGCGTGTGGCCCAGTGGCCTACAGTTTAGTGCATACGACACGCGTCCTGAGCATGAGATACATTCCCGTCCACGAGTCAATACTACCATCTTTGTCGATGTCGAACCAGAACATGAGTGTGGCATCACAGGTACTGGCACGAACGATGTagtttgctttaaaaacaacgTTAATCTGATTCCTGGAACTTGTACG ATGGATTATGGGGCAGCAGTAATCAATAGCACAAATCCGCGAATGCCAATGTTTGCATATGGTGTTGTATCAACGTTGAGCAAAGGTTGCGGTTTGGATTTGTATATGAACGATATCACACCGCACATCGAATGGATCGAGTCTATTATTGTGCACAGGCGTAACAAATTCTTGGTATTTACGAATTAA
- the LOC131285613 gene encoding uncharacterized protein LOC131285613, translated as MNRFGLLWDEADIYSLYECGATLIDHQFLMTLASCVTSSKGYPRYVAQSNAERVAITDVYVSPKYRRDSPANNIALIKIEKYVNTNMYRPACLWNRNIDGEWSGDSIFSAYGPAVTYEPGSRSNDITIFVREPLFFETPPSDYNERTTLRDCPKRFYSNVGDFLRPVGGLGGVRAYRGEFQHMVAIGWTRSNISVQYLCGGSLITNKFVLTAAHCAADSENIPPDTVRIGDTDLGSPEDDNFAQQIKIARFIKHPQYRVSKAYFDVALIELQRQATFSDAVCKACLWREDDVPRERMDAIGFGATGFGEALSPTLQRVELDAIDRSNCTSRITINRRRMPDGFRKDQFCAASSNMDTCEGDSGGPIGVKRVDVGGAEHALIVGVVSFGTPCIVGSTGVYSKISEFADWIEQVTNTSFAYSECIRSSYCIGRVRKHIPVEFGDNYAMNRFGLLWDNTETSSLYECGATLIDHQFLMTLASCVMSSKGYPKYVAQSKAERIAITDVYVSPKYRRDSPANNIALIKIEKFVNINKLRPACLWNRHIDGEWSGDSLFSAYGPIVTYQPERLLTNSTIFVNAKGQSTCDMDKTDASDVFCYKNSVNLVPGFCAMDYGAPVINGTLWGQSPVFAYGLVSTLSKDCGSNLYVTEVTPHIEWIESIIIRRRDQYLVFSD; from the exons ATGAATCGCTTCGGTTTGCTGTGGGATGAGGCCGACATATATTCGTTGTACGAATGTGGAGCCACGTTGATCGACCATCAGTTCCTGATGACATTGGCATCTTGCGTGACGTCAAGCAAGGGATATCCGAGATACGTCGCCCAGAGCAATGCAGAGCGAGTAGCCATCACAGATGTGTACGTGTCGCCAAAGTACCGTCGAGATAGTCCTGCGAACAACATTGCATTGATAAAGATTGAGAAATATGTCAACACCAATATGTATCGACCAGCATGTCTTTGGAATCGAAATATCGACGGAGAGTGGTCTGGTGATTCCATTTTCAGCGCATATGGACCAGCTGTGACTTATGAGCCAGGATCGAGATCAAACGATATTACTATTTTCGTCAGGG AGCCATTGTTTTTTGAGACTCCTCCAAGCGATTATAACGAAAGAACAACACTGCGGG ATTGCCCAAAGCGGTTTTACTCCAACGTTGGTGACTTTCTTAGACCCGTTGGAGGCCTTGGAGGGGTGCGAGCGTATCGTGGAGAGTTCCAACATATG GTTGCCATCGGTTGGACACGTTCCAATATATCTGTACAATATCTCTGTGGTGGAAGTTTGATAACCAATAAATTTGTGCTAACCGCAGCACATTGTGCGGCAGATTCagaaaa CATCCCTCCCGATACTGTGCGCATCGGTGATACCGACCTCGGGAGTCCGGAAGACGATAACTTTGCTCAACAGATTAAGATCGCGCGATTCATTAAACATCCTCAGTATAGGGTCTCGAAGGCTTATTTTGATGTAGCGCTCATAGAGCTACAAAGACAGGCCACATTTTCAGACGCTGTCTGCAAAGCATGTTTGTGGCGAGAAGATGATGTTCCCCGAGAGCGGATGGATGCGATTGGCTTCGGGGCGACAGGCTTTGGCGAGGCGCTTAGTCCAACACTACAGCGCGTGGAGCTAGATGCGATCGACCGAAGCAATTGTACTAGTAGAATAACAATAAATCGTCGTCGAATGCCAGACGGATTCCGGAAGGACCAATTCTGTGCTGCAAGCAGCAATATGGACACTTGCGAAGGAGACTCTGGTGGGCCAATCGGTGTGAAGAGGGTGGATGTCGGAGGAGCAGAGCATGCTCTAATAGTTGGAGTAGTATCTTTCGGTACTCCATGCATCGTTGGATCCACCGGCGTTTATAGCAAGATAAGCGAATTCGCGGACTGGATTGAACAGGTGACGAATACATCATTTGCTTATTCAG AATGCATCAGGTCATCTTATTGTATAGGGCGAGTTCGGAAACATATTCCTGTGGAGTTTGGTGACAACTACGCCATGAATCGCTTCGGTTTGTTGTGGGATAATACCGAGACATCTTCGTTGTACGAATGTGGAGCTACTTTAATCGATCATCAGTTTCTGATGACATTGGCATCCTGCGTGATGTCCAGCAAGGGCTATCCAAAATATGTTGCCCAGAGCAAAGCAGAGCGAATAGCCATTACAGATGTGTACGTGTCGCCAAAGTACCGCCGAGATAGTCCTGCGAATAACATTGCATTGATAAAGATAGAGAAATTCGTCAATATCAACAAACTCCGGCCAGCATGTCTTTGGAATCGACACATCGACGGAGAGTGGTCTGGTGATTCTCTTTTCAGTGCCTATGGACCTATTGTGACCTATCAGCCAGAACGTTTGTTGACAAACAGTACTATTTTCGTCAACGCTAAAGGTCAAAGCACATGTGACATGGACAAGACGGATGCAAGTGATGTGTTTTGCTATAAGAACAGTGTTAATTTGGTACCTGGATTTTGTGCG ATGGACTATGGTGCACCGGTCATAAACGGTACGTTATGGGGGCAGTCCCCTGTGTTTGCTTATGGTCTAGTATCAACATTGAGTAAAGACTGTGGATCAAACTTGTATGTGACCGAAGTGACACCCCACATTGAATGGATTGAGTCTATCATCATCCGCAGGCGCGACCAGTATCTTGTGTTTTCAGATTGA